The region GCGACCGTGCTGAGCCGCTGGCCCGAGCTCGTCGGCCCGGACATCGCGGACCACTGCACGCCGGTCTCCCTGCGGGACGGCGAGCTGACCCTGCAGGCGGAGTCGACGGCCTGGGCGACGCAGGTGCGCACCCTGCAGCGCCAGCTCCTCGGCCGGCTCGCCGCGGCCGTGGGCCGCGACGTCGTGCGGCGGATCCGGGTGGTCGGCCCGAGCGGGCCGAGCTGGCGGCACGGCCCGCGCTCCGTCCGGGGCGGCCGGGGCCCGCGCGACACCTACGGCTGAGCCCGCCGGGCGGGGTGGGCAGGCTCCCTCGCCCCAGGACCCCCGTGTGAGAACGGCCTGCCTGACACCCGCGCGGACCGGCTTGCGCGCCGCAGGGCCGAAATGAGCGCGACATGACGCCGCGGCTGCACTTCGGGAGCCCCGTACCCGCCGTCGCGACCCGTCCTCATCCACGAACGGGCGCCTGTGACGATTCTGGCCGTGTCCTAGCCGCACTCCTGTCGGACCGGACCAGTAGAATAAAGGGAGTGTTCCGCGCGGCTCCCCTCATCGGTGCTCGCAGGCGACGCCTGTCGGCGTCCCGCGGCAGATGACGGAAGGGCCGCTCGGTCGTTGAGCAGGTGTGCCCGCGCGTCCGGCGCGGGGCGGCACCGGTTCTCGTGGCGAGGAGACCAACAGCCCGTGGCGGAGAAGAAGAGCGGCTACAGCGCGTCGTCGATCACCGTGCTCGAAGGCCTGGAGGCGGTGCGCAAGCGCCCCGGCATGTACATCGGGTCCACCGGTGAACGCGGGCTGCACCACCTCATCTGGGAGGTCGTGGACAACGCGGTCGACGAGGCGATGGCCGGCTATGCGACGCGGGTGGAGGTCACCCTGACCGCCGACGGCGGTGTCCGCGTGGTCGACGACGGCCGCGGCATCCCGGTGGACATGCACCCGGTCGAGAAGAAGCCGGCCGTCGAGGTCGTGCTCACCGTGCTGCACGCGGGCGGCAAGTTCGACGGCAAGTCCTATGCGGTCTCCGGTGGCCTGCACGGCGTCGGCGTCTCCGTCGTGAACGCGCTGTCCAGCGCGCTCGACGTCGAGATCCATGTCAGCGGGCACGTCTGGCGCCAGCACTACGACCACTCGGTGCCCGGGAAGCTGCACAAGGGCGAGGAGACGAAGAAGACCGGCACGGCCCTCACGTTCTGGCCGGACCCGGAGATCTTCGAGACCACGACGTTCAGCATCGAGACGATCCAGCGCCGGCTGCAGGAGATGGCCTTCCTCAACAAGGGCCTCACGATCGTCCTGCGGGACGAGCGCAACGGCGACACCTCCGACGCGGAGGAGCCGGACGCCGAGGGCTACGTCGCGAAGGTCAAGGAGCACGTCTTCCACTACCCGGGCGGGCTGGAGGACTTCGTCGCCTTCATCAACCGGTCCAAGGAAGCCATCCACAAGAAGGTCATCGGCTTCACCGGAGAGGGCACCGGCCACCAGGTCGAGGTCGCGATGCAGTGGAACTCGGGCTACTCCGAGTCCGTCTACACGTTCGCGAACACGATCAACACGCACGAGGGCGGCACCCACGAGGAGGGTTTCCGCTCCGCGCTCACCAGCACGGTGAACCGCTACGCGCGGGACAAGAAGCTGCTCAAGGAGAAGGACCCGGCGCTCTCCGGGGACGACATCCGCGAGGGCCTCGCCGCGATCGTCAGCGTGAAGGTCGCCGAGCCGCAGTTCGAGGGCCAGACCAAGACCAAGCTCGGCAACACCGAGGTGAAGTCGTTCGTCCAGCGCGTCAGCAACGAGTGGCTGGCGGACTGGTTCGAGCGCAACCCGGCCGAGGCCAAGGTCATCGTCAACAAGGCGGTGTCCTCGGCGCAGGCCCGGATGGCGGCACGCAAGGCCCGCGAGCTCGTCCGGCGCAAGAGCGCCGGGGACATCGGCGGCCTGCCCGGCAAGCTCGCGGACTGCCGTTCGACGGACCCGACCAAGTCCGAGGTCTACATCGTGGAGGGTGACTCCGCGGGCGGCTCGGCCAAGTCCGGCCGGGACTCGATGTTCCAGGCGATCCTGCCGATCCGCGGCAAGATCATCAACGTCGAGAAGGCCCGGATCGACCGCGTCCTCAAGAACACCGAGGTCCAGGCGATCATCACTGCGCTCGGCACCGGCATCCACGACGAGTTCGACATCAACAAGCTTCGCTACCACAAGATCGTGCTGATGGCGGACGCCGACGTCGACGGCCAGCACATCCGCACGCTGCTGCTGACGCTGCTGTTCCGCTTCATGCGTCCGCTGGTCGAGGCCGGCCACGTCTTCCTGGCGCAGCCGCCGCTCTACAAGATCAAGTGGGGTGGGCGCGGCGCGGAGCCGGAGTTCGCCTACTCGGACCGCGAGCGGGACGGGCTGATCGAGGCCGGTCGCGCCGCGGGCAAGAAGCTGCCCAAGGAAGAGGGCGTGCAGCGCTACAAGGGTCTCGGCGAGATGAACGCCAAGGAGCTGTGGGAGACCACGATGGACCCGGCCCACCGGGTGCTCCTGCGCGTCACCCTGGACGACGCCGCGACCGCGGACGAGCTGTTCTCCGTGCTGATGGGCGAGGACGTCGAGTCCCGCCGTTCGTTCATCACCCGCAACGCCAAGGACGTGCGCTTCCTCGACGTCTAGTCACACGAGTGTTCTAGACGGACGTACGGATCGCACGAGCAGAAGAAGGACCACGTGACGGACACCCTGGACCCCACACTCCCGCCGCCGCCCCCGGGCGGCGGGGACCGGATCGAGCCGGTCGACATCCAGCAGGAGATGCAGCGCTCCTACATCGACTACGCGATGAGCGTGATCGTCGGCCGGGCGCTCCCGCTGGTCGAGGACGGGCTCAAGCCGGTGCACCGGCGCGTCCTGTACTCGATGGGGGAGAACGGGTTCCGGCCCGACCGCTCCTACGTCAAGTGCGCCCGTGTCGTCGGCGAGGTGATGGGTAACTACCACCCCCACGGCGACAGCTCGATCTACGACGCGCTCGTCCGGCTCGCGCAGCCGTGGTCGATGCGGTACCCGCTGATCGACGGGCAGGGCAACTTCGGCAGCCGAGGCAACGACCCCGCGGCCGCCATGCGGTACACGGAGTGTCGCCTCACCCCGCTCGCGATGGCGATGCTGCAGGACATCGAGGAAGAAACCGTCGACTTCCTCGACAACTACGACGGCAAGACGCAGGAGCCTGTCGTCCTGCCGTCCCGCGTGCCGAACCTGCTGATCAACGGTAGCTCCGGCATCGCGGTCGGCATGGCCACGAACATCCCGCCGCACAACCTCCGTGAGGTCGGCGAGGGCGTCGTCTGGGCGCTGGACAACTACGAGGCCTCCGACGAGGAGCTCCTCGAGGCGCTGATGGCCCGGATCAAGGGCCCGGACTTCCCGACCGCCGGCCTGATCGTGGGCCGGGACGGCATCGAGTCCGCCTACCGCACGGGCCGTGGCTCGGTGCGGATGCGCGCCGTCGTCGAGGTGGAGGAGGACGGCAAGGGGCGCACCATCCTCGTCGTCACCGAGCTGCCGTACCAGGTCAACCCGGACAACCTCGTCGAGTCGATCGCCGGGATGATCCGCGACGGCAAGCTCGCCGGGATCTCCGAGATCAACGACGAGTCGTCGGACCGCATCGGCATGCGGATCGTGTTCACGCTCAAGCGGGACGCGGTCGCCAAGGTCGTGCTGAACAACCTCTACAAGCACAGCCAGCTGCAGTACAGCTTCGGCGTCAACATGCTGGCGATCGTCGACGGCGTGCCCCGCACGCTGCGGCTGGACCAGGTCGTCCGGAACTACATCCGGCACCAGATCGAGGTCATCGTCCGGCGGACGCGCTACCGGCTGCGCAAGGCCGAGGAGCGCGCCCACATCCTGCGTGGCCTGGTCAAGGCGCTCGACGCGCTGGACGAGGTCATCGCGCTCATCCGGGCGTCGGAGACCGTCGACGTCGCACGCCAGGGCCTGATCAGCCTGCTCGAGGTCGACGACATCCAGGCGCAGGCGATCCTGGACATGCAGCTGCGTCGGCTGGCCGCCCTGGAGCGGCAGAAGATCGTCGACGAGCTGGCCGAGATCGAGCTCGAGATCGCGGACTACGAGGACATCCTCGCCCGCCCCGAGCGACAGCGGCAGATCGTCCGGGACGAGCTGCAGGAGATCGTCGACAAGCACGGCGACGAGCGGCGCAGCCGGCTCGTCCCGGACGACGGCGACGTCACCAACGAGGACCTCATCGCGGTCGAGGACGTGGTCGTCACGATCACGCAGACCGGCTACGCGAAGCGCACCAAGACGGACCTCTACCGGGCGCAGAAGCGCGGCGGCAAGGGCGTGCAGGGTGCCACCCTGAAGCAGGACGACATCGTCGCCCACTTCTTCGTGTGCTCCACCCACGACTGGATGCTGTTCTTCACCAACAAGGGCCGGGTCTACCGGCTCAAGGCCTACGAGCTGCCCGAGGCCAACCGGAACGCGCGCGGTCAGCACGTCGCGAACCTGCTCGCGTTCCAGCCGGACGAGCACATCGCCCAGGTCATGCAGATCAAGGACTACCAGGCCTCCCCGTATCTCGTCCTGGCGACGAGAAACGGTCTGGTCAAGAAGTCGAAGCTGGAGGACTTCGACTCCAACCGCTCCGGTGGCCTGATCGGCATCAACCTCCGGGACTCCGACGAGCTGGTCGGTGCGGTGCTCTGCTCCGCCGAGGACGACCTCCTGCTCGTCTCCGCCGAGGGCCAGTCGATCCGCTTCACGGCGAGCGACGAGGTGCTGCGCCCCATGGGTCGCGCCACGTCCGGCGTGCTGGGGATGCGCTTCAACTCCGGGGACCGGCTGCTGTCCATCGCGGTCGTCCAGCCGGACAGGTTCGTGCTGGTCGCCACGGCCGGCGGCTACGCGAAGCGCACGCCGATCGAGGACTACCCGGTGCAGGGTCGCGGCGGCAAGGGAGTGTTGACCCTCCAGTACGACCGGCGGCGTGGCACGCTGGTCGGGGCGCTCATCGTCGGGATCGACGACGAGCTGTACGCGATCACCTCGACCGGTGGCGTCATCCGGACCTCGGCCCGCGAGGTGCGCAAGGCCGGTCGGCAGACAAAGGGAGTGCGCCTGATGAACCTCGGCGAGAGCGCCACCCTACTGGCGGTGGCACGCAATGCCGAGGACGATGCGGACGACCCCGAGGTGACCGGGACGTCGAGCTGATCGCCGCAGGCGAGCAGATCGTGACCGTGCCGTGCGCCCAGCCGACGACCGAGGAGATCCCCACCTCGTGAGCGAGAACGAGAAGACCCCGCCGGCGCCGTCCGGCGACGGGACCGAGCCCGGCCGCAGCGTCGCGACGGACTCACAGGCCCTCCCCGGAGGTGCGGTGGGTGGCGTGTCACCGTCCGGGCAGACAAGGCCCAACGGCGCGCCGACCCCCGTCGGGGGGGCGCCTGTGGCGCACGGCACACCGACCCCGGTCGCAGGCGTTCCGGTGGCGAACGGCGGGTCCGGCAACGGCTCGGCGGCGGGTCCGGTGTCCGGTGGGACGGCTGCTCCGGCGCCGTCCGCCGGCTCGTCCGGTCCGCAGCCGCCGTCGCCGACCAGCCGGAGCGCCGGGCGCCCGGATGCCGGTGCCGTACCGGAGGCGTCGTCCCACGCGGCTCCCGCGTCCGGTGAGCTGCCTACGCAGCGTCCGGCCGAGCCGGGGACGGTTGCGGACGCCGGTCCCCCCTCGGACGGCTCGCCGCCCCCGTGGCGTCGCGTCCCGGGGGACGAGAGCGCCACCCAGCAGGTGCGCCGTCCGGCCCCGGCCGCGCCGGCCCCGTCGGTGGCGGACAGCCTGCTGAGCGAGGCACCGACCGCCTACCTCGACCGCAACGCGGCCGGCATGCCGCCGGCAGCGGCCGCGGCGCCGCTCCTCGGCGGTCAGGGCCAGCCCGAGGGCACCGACGGACGCCCCGAGGCGCCGCCGGTCCGCAGCCGCGCCCCCCGCCAGGCGCTGCTGCAGGTCAAACGGTTCGACCCGTGGTCGGTGCTGAAGCTGGCCCTCGTGCTGGCCGTCGTGCTGTTCTTCATCTGGCTCGTGGCGGTCGGCGTGCTCTACGGCGTGCTCGACGGCATCGGCGTCTGGGACCGGCTCAACGGCACCTACGCGGACCTCGTGTCCGGCGAGACCCGGACCGGCAGCTCGCTCATCAGCGCGGGCCGGGTGTTCGGTCTCGCGGCCGTCGTCGGGGCGATCAACAGCCTGCTGTTCGCCGTCGCGATGACGGTGGGCGCGTTCGTCTACAACGTCTCCGCCGACCTGGTCGGCGGGGTCGAGGTCACGCTCTCCGAGCGGGACTGACCAGCGGTTTCGGGTTCTGCACCGCCGCAGGGGAGGGGGTGCAGAACCCACTGGAGGGCTCCTGTAGAGTTCTCCATGCCGCAGGGGCCTATAGCTCAGTTGGTTAGAGCGCGTCGCTGATAACGACGAGGTCGCTGGTTCAAATCCAGCTAGGCCCACTCCCATCGGCACCGGTCATCGAAGGTGGACGACGATGAAGAAGATCCTCGCTCTCCTCGCCGTCGCCGGAGCCGCGTTCCTGGTCCTCGCCAAGCTTCGTTCGAAGTCGGACGAGGACCTGTGGCACGAGGCCACCACGCGCTGACCGCCCGCTCCCGCGGGGCCACGGGGTACCGTGACCTGCACGGGGACGTAGCTCAATTGGCAGAGCACTGCCTTTGCAAGGCAGGGGTTAGGGGTTCGATTCCCCTCGTCTCCACCACAGCCTGACCAGCACGAACGCTGGCACCGGGCTTGCTCGTCACGAGGCCGTCGAGGTGTTCGTGCCCCCCGCGTGCCCCTTCTCGTCGGGATCGCGCCCATCGTGCCCCTCAGCGAGTCGCCCCGATCGGTGGTTCGTGATCTGTTCGTTGAGCCTGTCGGCCCGCCATGTACGAACGCGCGGATCTCGGCGACCGCCTTGTCTCCGAACGTCGGCACCAGGTGGAGACGGAACGCGTAGCCGTAGCGCTGCCGGGTCGTCTCGCTCAGCTCACGCTCCACCAACCAGCGCCCGCCGAACTCGGCGAAGGACACGCGGCCACGGTCCGGGTCGATCCAGTCTCCGCGCGCCATCTCGGTGCGGATCTCGGCGAGCCAGTCTGTCGCCTCACGCTTCCGGTCGAAGGTGCGCGGCGCCGGTCGGAGGACTCCGTCGGGACCGGGGTAGCGGACCTGCCATCTGCCGGAGGGAAGTTGCCGGACGCGTCCGAAGTCGCGGCGCGCCATCAGGCAGCCCGCCCGGAGCGTACGACGGCCGGCACTCGGCCGCGGTCGATCAGGCCGTCCACCGTCGACGCCGCCACGCGAGATCAGGGAACGTCCAGTGCGGTGGCGACCTCCTCGCGGCGCGCCAGAGGCGCTGCCTGTAGGCGAACGCTGCGCACATACCTACTTCCGCACGCGGAAGCGGAGCATCGTAACGGGACCCGACTGCCTGTTGCTGAACGGTTCAAGGTCGATTCTGCCGAGCCCGGAGGTCGAGAAACGCACGCCGTCGCCGAGCAGCACTGGCAGGACATACACCAGAACCTCGTCGACGAGACCTCGCTGTAGGCACTGACTGGCCATGTCGGCTCCGAGGATTTCCAGGTTCTTCCCACGCGCGGCGGCGCGCGCCGTCGCGACGGCCTCCCCGAGATCGCAGGTGAGGAATGTGACCCCCTGCTCCGGTTCGTCCGGCGGCTGGTGCGTCAGGACGAACACAGGCCCCCCGTCGTAGTTGGTGTCCTCGTCGGGCATCCGCTTGGCGACCTCGTGGGTACCCCGGCCGGCCAGCATGGCGCCGGTGGCCTGCATGACCTCAGGAAACGGGTCCCCTTTCATGCACTCGATGATCCAGTCCATCGCGTTGTCGGGGCCGGCGATGAAGCCGTCCAGCGACATCGCCCTGTTCACGACGACCTTGCCCAGGCCGGCATCCGTATCGCTCATGCCGGTGACGACCCGGCGCAAGTCACGAACTCATCGGCGTCGGCGGAAAGATCTGTCCCAGCGACGACGAGGGACACGCTCCTCGGCAGGTCAGCACGGGAGAGACCGCACGCGTACGGGTCCCGACAGATCTCGGAAGCGAGTGACGAGGCGAGCGCGGACCATGCACAGACGCAGGAGAGCGGTCCGCGGCTCCGCCGCAGGTCAAGGCCCGGTTGACAGTGGTCTGTAAATCCACTCCCTCTAACCGTGACGGTCCACGCTGAGCCGTTAACACCCACTCGCACGACGAGTTCGAGCAACGGCATGAGCGAGGGGATGGCCCGTG is a window of Pseudonocardia sp. T1-2H DNA encoding:
- a CDS encoding DciA family protein, coding for MHSPVHTPGDEGSGTARRGSDLARDALRAAREASAKQREERNAERRGTPVRGSRRTGRRRRWSGPGPDDRDPQPFGRLVSRVSMDRGWSSRLTDATVLSRWPELVGPDIADHCTPVSLRDGELTLQAESTAWATQVRTLQRQLLGRLAAAVGRDVVRRIRVVGPSGPSWRHGPRSVRGGRGPRDTYG
- the gyrB gene encoding DNA topoisomerase (ATP-hydrolyzing) subunit B — translated: MAEKKSGYSASSITVLEGLEAVRKRPGMYIGSTGERGLHHLIWEVVDNAVDEAMAGYATRVEVTLTADGGVRVVDDGRGIPVDMHPVEKKPAVEVVLTVLHAGGKFDGKSYAVSGGLHGVGVSVVNALSSALDVEIHVSGHVWRQHYDHSVPGKLHKGEETKKTGTALTFWPDPEIFETTTFSIETIQRRLQEMAFLNKGLTIVLRDERNGDTSDAEEPDAEGYVAKVKEHVFHYPGGLEDFVAFINRSKEAIHKKVIGFTGEGTGHQVEVAMQWNSGYSESVYTFANTINTHEGGTHEEGFRSALTSTVNRYARDKKLLKEKDPALSGDDIREGLAAIVSVKVAEPQFEGQTKTKLGNTEVKSFVQRVSNEWLADWFERNPAEAKVIVNKAVSSAQARMAARKARELVRRKSAGDIGGLPGKLADCRSTDPTKSEVYIVEGDSAGGSAKSGRDSMFQAILPIRGKIINVEKARIDRVLKNTEVQAIITALGTGIHDEFDINKLRYHKIVLMADADVDGQHIRTLLLTLLFRFMRPLVEAGHVFLAQPPLYKIKWGGRGAEPEFAYSDRERDGLIEAGRAAGKKLPKEEGVQRYKGLGEMNAKELWETTMDPAHRVLLRVTLDDAATADELFSVLMGEDVESRRSFITRNAKDVRFLDV
- the gyrA gene encoding DNA gyrase subunit A, whose protein sequence is MDPTLPPPPPGGGDRIEPVDIQQEMQRSYIDYAMSVIVGRALPLVEDGLKPVHRRVLYSMGENGFRPDRSYVKCARVVGEVMGNYHPHGDSSIYDALVRLAQPWSMRYPLIDGQGNFGSRGNDPAAAMRYTECRLTPLAMAMLQDIEEETVDFLDNYDGKTQEPVVLPSRVPNLLINGSSGIAVGMATNIPPHNLREVGEGVVWALDNYEASDEELLEALMARIKGPDFPTAGLIVGRDGIESAYRTGRGSVRMRAVVEVEEDGKGRTILVVTELPYQVNPDNLVESIAGMIRDGKLAGISEINDESSDRIGMRIVFTLKRDAVAKVVLNNLYKHSQLQYSFGVNMLAIVDGVPRTLRLDQVVRNYIRHQIEVIVRRTRYRLRKAEERAHILRGLVKALDALDEVIALIRASETVDVARQGLISLLEVDDIQAQAILDMQLRRLAALERQKIVDELAEIELEIADYEDILARPERQRQIVRDELQEIVDKHGDERRSRLVPDDGDVTNEDLIAVEDVVVTITQTGYAKRTKTDLYRAQKRGGKGVQGATLKQDDIVAHFFVCSTHDWMLFFTNKGRVYRLKAYELPEANRNARGQHVANLLAFQPDEHIAQVMQIKDYQASPYLVLATRNGLVKKSKLEDFDSNRSGGLIGINLRDSDELVGAVLCSAEDDLLLVSAEGQSIRFTASDEVLRPMGRATSGVLGMRFNSGDRLLSIAVVQPDRFVLVATAGGYAKRTPIEDYPVQGRGGKGVLTLQYDRRRGTLVGALIVGIDDELYAITSTGGVIRTSAREVRKAGRQTKGVRLMNLGESATLLAVARNAEDDADDPEVTGTSS
- a CDS encoding DUF3566 domain-containing protein, giving the protein MRRPAPAAPAPSVADSLLSEAPTAYLDRNAAGMPPAAAAAPLLGGQGQPEGTDGRPEAPPVRSRAPRQALLQVKRFDPWSVLKLALVLAVVLFFIWLVAVGVLYGVLDGIGVWDRLNGTYADLVSGETRTGSSLISAGRVFGLAAVVGAINSLLFAVAMTVGAFVYNVSADLVGGVEVTLSERD
- a CDS encoding DLW-39 family protein; this encodes MKKILALLAVAGAAFLVLAKLRSKSDEDLWHEATTR
- a CDS encoding dihydrofolate reductase family protein yields the protein MRRVVTGMSDTDAGLGKVVVNRAMSLDGFIAGPDNAMDWIIECMKGDPFPEVMQATGAMLAGRGTHEVAKRMPDEDTNYDGGPVFVLTHQPPDEPEQGVTFLTCDLGEAVATARAAARGKNLEILGADMASQCLQRGLVDEVLVYVLPVLLGDGVRFSTSGLGRIDLEPFSNRQSGPVTMLRFRVRK